TGCTCCAATGTGGCGCAAAACGCTGCGCCGGACGAGCCCGTCTGTCACCGTAACATCGTGGCGGAAACATGAGTGTCgatgggtgtgtgtttttccacgGTAGGGGCTGCAAAGACGCGTCGTCGCACCAAGTTGTCATGTTTCCACTGAGACACCGCGCCGCACGGTGAGGCAGCCTTCCCAACTACACCAAGTTGGAGGGCTGAGCGGAGATGCGCGCAGAGTTGGCTTCAGCTTCCCTGCAAAGTGTTATTTCTGCATCGCACTGAGAGTTTCGATCAGACTGTATTTATGCTCACGAGCACTTACAATTAGACCACCACCAGGCgcataaaataaaatcagatatTTATAGAGGACCTACTTTTGGGGCtgacaaaaaaatctgtgtgCTGTCATTTTATTGAACGCATTAGGATGATGCAGGCCGACGGAAGTTATAGTTCTTCAGGtcttaaatacattttctgaaaacGTAGTCAGCCTAATTGTGATAACAGCAGCGGTTGTTTGTCCCCGACTGGAGGTCATAATTCACCACCTTCTGATCAGAGGACATCCGTCTATTTAGGCTGCATTCTGTCCTTCTTCTATTTTCGGACGTGTCCGGTTACACACTTCAGTCTTGACATTGAGTTTAAGATTTTGTCATAAATCTACGTGCGGGTTGGAAATCCAATTGTGCCGTGATTGAATCAAATGTTGGTTTTCTCGTCCATTAACAGACCTTGAGCTGCACATTGtcagagagcagaaagcagagcGCTGTCACAGGTTTTATTCCAGCAAACAGGGAAAACTGTAGAACGCTGCCAGCTGTTGTTGTGAAGATTCAATAAGGCGAGGACATCTTGCGGTTGAAATTAAAattcattgtttgttgttttgtgtggagaaaaaaaaaaagttttgagCAGTAAGTGAGCTGCTTGCTGAAACCGTTTTCTTGATCAGCTTGTTGACAGTGAAGTGAATGAGAAGCGATGCTGAAGGCTGAACTTTCCTCCGTCACTCTGAATGCAGACAGATCTCATCCTCACATCACGAATCAACCCGACAgtgcattttaaaataacacCCAGCACATCAATGATGGTTATTACCTAAATAGGAGCTGTTTTATTCATCAGTCAGTGTCACTATTTTTGCATGTCCGGAAAGAAAACGTAAAAAATAACTACAGCTATTATAGAATTATATTGTGAACGCGTTTGTCTCCAGTCCGTCATAATGTGCGACAGACTTTCCCTCATCTTCATTTGTGGTATTAACTTGCCAACCAGAGGTttggaaagaaagtgagaaTCGATTCCAAAGGTGGAAATTTTAAACGTCTAGACAGTGTTTATTTAATAAATGGCGCCGCCTTCTGGAGGAAAGGCTGCATCTGTTTCTCAGTCTGCCACATTGACAAAGACCAGTGAGGACATAAATCTTTTCAGTCCAATTGATTAACTTATAGATTACCTGCACCTCAGTCCTAAAACGCAGGGGTGAATTGTGGCACAGCAGCGAAACAAACTCACCATGACGCTATTTTAGTGAaataatctttctttttttttttgtttgcagaaCTTGACAAAATGGCTTGCgcagcagacagctgcataCAGTTCACACGCCATGCAAGTGATGTCCTGCTCAACCTGAATCGGCTGCGTAGCAGAGATATTCTCACAGATGTCACTATCTTGGTTAACAGACAGCAGTTTCGTGCACACAAGACCGTTCTCATGGCTTGCAGGTTAGTCCCAGTGTATGAAAccattttcctgctgcagtttgagaCAAAGTGACTGatgtatttccttttctttcttttctttcacgtGGCTGCAGTGGGCTCTTTTACACCATCTTTACTGACTCCCACAAGTGCAACCTTAATGCTATCAGTCTGGACCCGAAGGTGGACCCAGAGGGATTTGCCATCCTGTTGGAGTTTATGTACACCTCCCGTCTCACACTAAAAGAGAGCCTGATTATGGCGATCATGAACACAGCCATCTACCTGCAGATGGACCATGTTGTGGACACCTGCCACAGATTCATCAAATCCAGGTTGGTAGAGCAGAGTTCCATTGCAAACCAGTCAAATTTATTGTTCAGCgtctgtcatgtttttcattttctctttgttttcacagtgaTCCATCTGCCAAGCTGCCCAGAGATGAGTTTTTGGTCAGTCCCCTGGTTTTACCTCAGGATGTCCACGCTTACCGGCCCCATGATGTTGTTGACAGTTTGCACAGCCGCGTAGCTCCGTTCAGGGATGGGAGGCCCTACGGCTCAAACATATTCAACGGGGTCAGCACCCCCAGCAACTACCATCTCTACGGGCAGTTTCCCATGCCAGGAttccctttccctctctgcaAGCTGACTGATGCCAAAAACGCTTTTGCTGACCTCTCGAAGAGCGGTATCCACCACAAGCATTGTTCTCCGCACGACAGCGCCAACATCATCAGGCCAGAATACACCAGGGCAGTGGGCACAAGCTCCTCCAGCATTATTCACTCCACCACCTACGCTTCCAGGGAGGTAGGCAGAGACGACGAGATGAGGAAGGAAAGCCACGAGGGGGTCAGCCAGTCTATTGCTCTCGGCACGAGGAAGCGTGCTTTCCCTGTGTTGACCCTGGAGCACCAGAAAGACTCTGGCAAAGATCACGCTCCTCAGGCAGAGGAAGACCTGATCCATCAGCACTACCTCCCTGGAATCTCCTCCGCTGGACGCAAGAGCCTCATGAGCAGCCCACAGAGCCCCCTCAAGTCAGACTGCCAGCCCAACTCCCCAACAGAGTCCAGCAGTAGCAAGAACGCTGGTCTCTCTCAAGCCGCCGGAGTGCAAGCCCTGCAAGGCACACAGGACCCCAAAGCTCGCAACTGGAAGAAGTACAAGTTCATTGTGTTGAATCAGAGCGCTAAGGAAGACGAGGTGGGGCTGCGGGATCCCGGGATTCGTTCACCTCCACGTCTCGGCCTGCAACCCTACCTCCACCCCAGCGACTCGGAGAACCTCGACCCACAAACCACGAGCAAGAGCAACGATCACAGCGAGGACCTACCTGTGCCCCAGGCCAGCCGTCTCAACAACATCATTAACAGGTGAGGTTTGTTCAGGCACAGA
The Chaetodon auriga isolate fChaAug3 chromosome 3, fChaAug3.hap1, whole genome shotgun sequence DNA segment above includes these coding regions:
- the bcl6aa gene encoding BCL6A transcription repressor a isoform X1, with the protein product MPHSFQQKKVQQMLLLCQGVNGVRKDGEAVVWNHHKQSFHELDKMACAADSCIQFTRHASDVLLNLNRLRSRDILTDVTILVNRQQFRAHKTVLMACSGLFYTIFTDSHKCNLNAISLDPKVDPEGFAILLEFMYTSRLTLKESLIMAIMNTAIYLQMDHVVDTCHRFIKSSDPSAKLPRDEFLVSPLVLPQDVHAYRPHDVVDSLHSRVAPFRDGRPYGSNIFNGVSTPSNYHLYGQFPMPGFPFPLCKLTDAKNAFADLSKSGIHHKHCSPHDSANIIRPEYTRAVGTSSSSIIHSTTYASREVGRDDEMRKESHEGVSQSIALGTRKRAFPVLTLEHQKDSGKDHAPQAEEDLIHQHYLPGISSAGRKSLMSSPQSPLKSDCQPNSPTESSSSKNAGLSQAAGVQALQGTQDPKARNWKKYKFIVLNQSAKEDEVGLRDPGIRSPPRLGLQPYLHPSDSENLDPQTTSKSNDHSEDLPVPQASRLNNIINSALEGSLRNGDSHPPHYLSRLNCSSCGTSSPQHSEICPNTSRSRLAEDMAELHSEYSDSSCENGTFFCNECDSKFAEDEALKQHMLQVHSDKPYKCDRCQAAFRYKGNLASHKTVHTGEKPYRCNICGAQFNRPANLKTHTRIHSGEKPYKCETCGARFVQVAHLRAHVLIHTGEKPYPCEICGTRFRHLQTLKSHLRIHTGEKPYHCEKCNLHFRHKSQLRLHLRQKHGAITNTKIQYRMSTADMPTDLTKAC
- the bcl6aa gene encoding BCL6A transcription repressor a isoform X2; this encodes MQEVSRKALPELDKMACAADSCIQFTRHASDVLLNLNRLRSRDILTDVTILVNRQQFRAHKTVLMACSGLFYTIFTDSHKCNLNAISLDPKVDPEGFAILLEFMYTSRLTLKESLIMAIMNTAIYLQMDHVVDTCHRFIKSSDPSAKLPRDEFLVSPLVLPQDVHAYRPHDVVDSLHSRVAPFRDGRPYGSNIFNGVSTPSNYHLYGQFPMPGFPFPLCKLTDAKNAFADLSKSGIHHKHCSPHDSANIIRPEYTRAVGTSSSSIIHSTTYASREVGRDDEMRKESHEGVSQSIALGTRKRAFPVLTLEHQKDSGKDHAPQAEEDLIHQHYLPGISSAGRKSLMSSPQSPLKSDCQPNSPTESSSSKNAGLSQAAGVQALQGTQDPKARNWKKYKFIVLNQSAKEDEVGLRDPGIRSPPRLGLQPYLHPSDSENLDPQTTSKSNDHSEDLPVPQASRLNNIINSALEGSLRNGDSHPPHYLSRLNCSSCGTSSPQHSEICPNTSRSRLAEDMAELHSEYSDSSCENGTFFCNECDSKFAEDEALKQHMLQVHSDKPYKCDRCQAAFRYKGNLASHKTVHTGEKPYRCNICGAQFNRPANLKTHTRIHSGEKPYKCETCGARFVQVAHLRAHVLIHTGEKPYPCEICGTRFRHLQTLKSHLRIHTGEKPYHCEKCNLHFRHKSQLRLHLRQKHGAITNTKIQYRMSTADMPTDLTKAC